In a genomic window of Leisingera caerulea DSM 24564:
- the fdxA gene encoding ferredoxin FdxA, whose product MTYVVTENCIACKYTDCVEVCPVDCFYEGENTLVIHPDECIDCGVCEPECPADAIRPDTEPDMDKWVEFNRKYSEMWPVIVSKKDPLPDAEERDGEEGKMEKYFSEAPGEGG is encoded by the coding sequence ATGACCTATGTCGTGACGGAAAACTGCATCGCCTGCAAATACACCGACTGTGTCGAGGTGTGCCCGGTGGACTGCTTTTACGAGGGCGAGAACACCCTGGTGATTCACCCCGACGAATGCATCGACTGCGGCGTTTGCGAACCGGAATGCCCGGCGGATGCGATCCGTCCGGACACCGAGCCGGACATGGACAAGTGGGTTGAATTCAACCGCAAATACTCCGAAATGTGGCCGGTGATCGTGTCCAAGAAGGACCCGCTGCCCGACGCCGAAGAACGCGACGGCGAAGAAGGCAAGATGGAGAAGTATTTCTCCGAGGCGCCCGGCGAAGGCGGCTGA
- a CDS encoding CarD family transcriptional regulator produces the protein MTKSKKLEFRPNDYVVYPAHGVGQIISIEEQEVAGFALELFVITFEKDKMTLRVPTNKATEVGMRSLSSPDVIEQAMKTLKGKAKVKRAMWSRRAQEYEQKINSGDLISIAEVVRDLHRTDDQREQSYSERQLYEAALERLTREVAAVSGNDEIAAAKQVDEVLTSRAA, from the coding sequence ATGACCAAGTCGAAGAAGCTCGAATTCCGCCCCAATGATTACGTGGTCTACCCGGCGCATGGCGTTGGCCAGATCATCTCGATCGAGGAGCAGGAAGTGGCCGGCTTTGCGCTGGAGCTTTTCGTGATCACCTTTGAAAAGGACAAGATGACCCTGCGGGTGCCGACCAATAAGGCGACCGAAGTGGGGATGCGTTCGCTGAGCTCGCCCGATGTGATCGAGCAGGCGATGAAGACGCTTAAGGGCAAGGCCAAGGTGAAGCGCGCGATGTGGTCGCGCCGCGCCCAGGAATATGAGCAGAAGATCAACTCCGGCGACCTGATCTCGATTGCCGAGGTGGTGCGCGATCTGCACCGGACCGATGATCAGCGCGAGCAGAGCTACTCCGAGCGCCAGCTGTACGAAGCCGCGCTTGAGCGCCTGACCCGCGAAGTGGCCGCCGTCTCCGGCAACGACGAGATTGCTGCCGCCAAGCAGGTGGATGAGGTTCTGACCTCTCGCGCTGCCTGA
- a CDS encoding potassium channel family protein: protein MDEFRDLVKGLYLGRARGAVAFRYGLILFDGLTIAFFLATAHLHHGPVLIGFSIAVGLVILLDLAARLWIASSPRKLLLRIYTLADIVVILSLLLEPFLAGNLAFLRVLRGLRLIHSYHLLSDLRRDSKIFRRHEDAVIAAINLLVFIFVTAAAVLVFFFDDHVTETPYIDALYFTVAALTTTGFGDITMTTPAGKLFSVFVMAVGVALFVRLAQTLFQPQKVHYTCRECGLLRHEADAVHCKHCGAKLKIPTPGLE, encoded by the coding sequence ATGGACGAATTCCGGGATTTGGTAAAAGGGTTGTACCTGGGACGCGCCCGCGGGGCGGTGGCCTTCCGCTATGGTCTGATCCTGTTCGACGGGCTGACGATTGCCTTTTTCCTGGCGACAGCCCATCTGCACCACGGGCCGGTCCTGATCGGATTCAGCATTGCCGTTGGCCTTGTCATCCTGCTGGACCTTGCAGCCCGGTTGTGGATCGCCTCCAGCCCGCGCAAGCTGCTGCTGCGCATCTACACGCTTGCCGATATCGTGGTGATCCTGTCGCTGCTGCTGGAGCCGTTCCTGGCCGGCAACCTGGCCTTCTTGCGGGTCCTGCGGGGGCTGCGGCTCATTCACTCCTACCATTTGCTGAGCGATCTGCGCCGGGACAGCAAGATCTTCCGCCGCCACGAGGACGCGGTGATCGCGGCCATCAACCTTCTGGTTTTCATCTTTGTGACCGCCGCGGCCGTGCTGGTGTTCTTCTTTGACGACCACGTCACGGAAACGCCCTATATCGACGCGCTCTACTTCACGGTGGCGGCGCTCACCACCACCGGGTTCGGCGACATCACGATGACGACACCCGCGGGCAAGCTGTTCTCGGTGTTTGTAATGGCCGTGGGCGTGGCGCTGTTCGTGCGTCTGGCGCAGACGCTGTTTCAGCCGCAAAAAGTGCATTACACCTGCCGGGAATGCGGGCTGCTGCGCCATGAAGCCGACGCGGTGCATTGCAAGCATTGCGGTGCCAAGCTGAAGATCCCGACGCCCGGTTTGGAATAA
- a CDS encoding RNA-binding S4 domain-containing protein has translation MTGDAPKIRIDKWLWFARFFKTRSLAAKQVSAGHVRVNGTKALKPAQNVSPGDVLTFSQGKVIRVVRVEGTGERRGPAPEAQALYFDMTEKQEKIPANPKFEGKGRPDKKARRALDLTRKQDTL, from the coding sequence ATGACCGGGGACGCGCCCAAGATCCGCATCGACAAGTGGCTGTGGTTTGCGCGGTTTTTCAAGACCCGCAGCCTGGCCGCCAAACAGGTCAGTGCGGGCCATGTGCGCGTCAACGGCACCAAGGCATTGAAACCGGCTCAGAACGTCTCTCCCGGAGACGTTCTGACCTTTTCCCAGGGCAAGGTGATCCGCGTGGTGCGGGTAGAGGGCACCGGCGAGCGCCGCGGCCCGGCGCCGGAAGCGCAGGCGCTGTATTTCGACATGACGGAGAAGCAGGAAAAAATTCCGGCCAATCCCAAGTTCGAAGGAAAAGGCCGCCCGGACAAAAAAGCCCGCAGGGCGCTTGATCTTACTCGCAAGCAGGATACCCTTTGA